The region ACTTCTCGCATTCTTCGAAAAAGAAGGCCTGATAGAGATCCAAAGGAAAAGTCTCATCATACGTCCTGAGCAAACTCTTCATGGAACCATTGTCCTGAGTCGCAAGGGCGACGGCTTCGCTAAGCTTACGACAGGAACGGAAGTATTCATTCCCGCTCAATATACGTCTTCCGCAATCCAAGGAGACTTGGTGGAAATCCTACCCACCGGAATCGGTAGGAAAGGAAAGTTAGAAGGAGAAGTTCTCTCCGTTTTAAGAAGGGGCCGGGAACTCTATCGAATGAAAGTCACCGAGAAAGCGAATAAGTTTATCATCGGTACTTTCTTGGATATGGAAGCCGGAGAGAAGGAAGCCTTTTTACCGCGAAAGAGTTTACTCCAGGATCTACAAGACGAGATCAATATCGGAGACGTTATAGTAGTGACTCTCGACTCGGAAGCGAGTCATGAAAATAATCTCTACGAGGCTCATTTCGTCAGATTCGAATCGGATACCAAGGAAGACGTGGATCTGATGCGGATGCTTATGAAATACAATTATAATATTCTCTATCCGGAAGAGGTTCAACTAGCGAGTTTACCCGACGAAGTGGAAGAATCCGGAGTGGAGGATTGGGGTTCCAGAGTGGATCTCAGGGATTTAAAATCCATCACGATCGACGGGGAATATTCTAAGGATTTCGACGATGCTATCTCCTTCCAAGTGCAAGGAAAGAAAATCCGCTTTTACGTTCACATAGCGGACGTTTCTTATTATGTTCGCCCCGGGACAGAATTAGACGCAGAAGCATACAATCGAGCTACCTCCGTTTATCTCGGCAGTAGGGTGGTTCCTATGCTTCCTCCCGAACTTTCCGAAAACCTATGTAGCTTGGTTGCTAAGAAGAATCGATTGGCCTTTACTGTGGAGATGGAGGCTGACCGCGAAGGAAATATTTTCCACGCTAAATTCTACAAATCAGTGATTCGCGTGGACGAGAGATACACATACACCCGTGCGGAGGCTGAGATTCTCGAGGGGAATTCCGAGAATTGGATTTTCCAGATGATGAAATTCGCGGAAGCTCTGAGAACCAAACGTTTGCAATCCGGCCGAGTGGATCTAAATCTGAAGGAGACAAAAGTGGTTACCGATTCGAACCACACCGTAGTGGAAATCAAAACCTCCGAAAGATTGAATGCGCATATTCTGATAGAAGAATTCATGCTTTCCGCGAATATTAAAGTCGCGGAATTCATTCGGAAGAAGGAAAGACCGACTTTGTACCGAGTTCACGAACCGATGGACGAGGAAAAATTGGAGATGCTCAATTCTTTTCTGAGATTGAACGGATTCAATGCGCAGCTTACCGATACAAGTTACGAATCCATTCGCTCGGTTTTACAAGTAGTGGAAGGAACTCCCGCGGAAAGAATCTTCAATATTTCCCTTCTTAGAAGTTTTATGCAGGCTTATTATTCGGGAGAGCAATTGGGTCATTGGGGATTGGGATTCAAGGATTATTGCCATTTCACTTCTCCCATCCGTAGGTATCCGGATTTAGTCTGCCATCGAGTATTACAGAGCATTCTTCTTGCGGAAGAAAATCCATATAACGACGAAGATGTCAAAGTGATGGGATTGCACACTTCTCACGAGGAAAGAAAAGCGACCGATGCCGAAAGGGATTATTATAAACTCAAAGCGTGTCGCTTTTTGGAAAAGACCGGAAGAAAAGAATTCCAGGCGACTCTTACCGGTTTCCGTTCCGCATTTGCTTTCGTAGAGTTGGATAATCCTCCGGTGGAAGCGGTATTGCCTGCGATAGAATTCACCGATGAGGGCGAACTCCAAGCCGAAACCGATTTTTCCTTTTACTCCAAAAAATATACTAAACAGTATTCATTAGGAGAATCTTTCCCGGTGGAATTGGACAGAATTGATTTCGAAGAAATCAGAATTTACGTGAAGATGAAAAAATTCCAAAAGAAAGGATAGACAAGCACTTCCAATTTTCAGAACATTCGTTACGTCAAAATTCCGTTTTTCGAACGGAATGACGGAGGTGATAATTGGAAGCCTTTTTGGATGAGAAAATCTCCCGCAGTCGTTTTCTCAAATTTCTTTTTAAAACTGCAGCGGTGTCTGCCATCCTTCTTCCCCAAGCTTCTTGCAAGTCGGCGAATATTCCCAAATTGAACGGCTTGAGCGACGAGCAATATTTAGCCTTTAAATCTTTGGAGGAAGTCTTCCTGGTCGGAAATCCGATTGCAGGCTTCGATCTGGGAATAGCAGCAGATAAATATATCTACGGACATCCTTATCCGATAGAAACGGAATCCGTTTTGAAACTATTGGCTTTCTTGCCGACATCTTCTCTCGTAGCTTTGGCTTTGGATTTTTCCTTCGTTCCTCTTGCCAGTCTTTCCGTGGAAGATCGGGAAAAAAGACTCCTATCTTGGAAGAACTCTTCTTTGTCTTTGAAAAGAGGAGCCTTCAATATCATGCGCCAACTTTCCTTCTTCTTGGTCTCCATGGAAAAGGATTATTCGAAATTATTAGGATACGAGGGCTAATCCGGTGGCTGGAATTCCTTTAGAAAACGATCAAATTATTACTCCGAATAAACACGCAGAACTGATCCAAAAAGAAAGGATCAAAGGCGGAACTTGGAATCTGAAGGCCGAAGCGGTGATCATCGGGTCCGGAGCGGGCGGTGGTGTGGTTGCCGCTACTCTCGCAAAGGCGGGATGGAAGGTGGTTCTTATCGAAGAAGGTTCCTACTTTACCCCGGCAAAATTTACGGGGGACGAGTTTCTTGCCCAGTCCAGATTGTATCGCGACGCGGGTTTCATCATTACAGAAGAGCAGACTCTTTCGATTCTGCAGGGTAAGACGGTCGGCGGATCCACTACCATCAACTGGCAGACTTCTCTTTATCCTCCCGATTATGTGACCAACGAATGGGAGACTAGATTCGGCTGGAAAGGATACGGAAGACAAGAAATGGACGCATTCGTTTCCGAAGTCCATGAAAGAATCGGAGTCCATGAAGTACCGCAAAATCTGATCAACGCAAACAACGGCATCTTGATGAAAGGCGGAAAAGCGATCGGTCTGCATCCGGAAGTATTGAAGAATAATAACAGAGGGTGTATAGGCTTGGGCAGATGCGGTCTCGGTTGTCCGATCAACGCCAAGCAATCCGCGTTCTTGACTTGGATTCCGGATGCGATTGCGGCCGGCGCGACGGTTATCTCCAATATGAGAGCTCAGTATATCAAGGAAGACGGAAAGATCAAAACCGTCGTGGCTGAATTTGCTCCAGATGCGTATGAAAAGGCGCCGAATACGATCATAGAAAAACTATTGATCGAGGCTCCTGTAGTCATCGTAAGCGCAGGCGCTATCGAAGGACCTGCGCTATTGCAAAGATCCGGAATCGGCAATGATTGGGTAGGAAGAAATTTAAAAGTCCATCCTACGAGTACGAATTTCGCGATCTTCGACGAGAAGATCAATATGTTCTCGGGACCTCCTCAATCAGTAGTGATCAAAGACGGTCATAACCAGGACAATACCGGTTACGGTTATTGGTTGGAAGTAGCTCCCTTCCGTCCGACTCTCGCGAGTTCCTTGGTTCCATTCTACGGCCAAAAGCAATTCGACGTCATGAAGAAATATCCGAACATGAGCGCGGGTATCGTTCTAGTGAGAGACGGAGCCGACGGTGAAGCGAACGCTTCCGTGAAATGGTCCTTAGGAAGAAGAAAAGTCTATTTCGAGATCACTCCTACTGACGGAAAAAACCTACTTAAAGGTCTTAAAGCGTTAGCGGAAGTTCAAGTGGCTGCGGGGGCAAAGGCGATCGTCTTTCCGTTCCCCGATATAACGGATCCGATTCCAGTGGACAAGAATTCCAGGTTCGATTGGGTTTTGGACAAGAGTATCGAAACGGGTAAAATCGCAATCGGCTCGGCCCACCCTCACGGTTCTATTCAGGCTGCGAATTCTCCGGATAAGGGTGCCGTGGATCTGAATTTCGAAGTCTACGGCCACAAGAATATCTTCGTAATGGATGCTTCGGTTTATCCTACAGGATTGTCCGTAAATCCGCAAATAACCACTATGAGCGTGAATTTACGGGCCGCTAGGGCATTGGCGACGCGCAAGGAAGAGATTTTAGGAAATAAATAATTCCGGTAAGAATGGGAAGAATTCCACTTTATTCGTGGGCTCCCCTTTCAAAACTGGAGATATGCCCGTTCGATCTCGCCTAGACCTGAGGCGAATCTTTTCCTTTATCGATAGAAGACTTGGGACAAATCCTTTCGTTTTGTTCCCGGCTCTTCTCATATTCGCTCTTCCCTTATTTGCCGATCTCAAAGAGGGGAAAAAAGCCTATTCTAGAAAAGATTATACCGAGGCCCTGAAGCAATTCCAGAAGTACAACGACGGTAATCCTAGCTCGGGAGAGGCTTGGATGTACATGGGTTATATTTACGAGAGTCGTAAGGATTACACCAAATCCATCCAGGCGTTCAAGAAAGCAGTCTCTTTGAATCTGCCCAAGAAAGATTTGGTTAATTCTCTCACTAAGATCGTTCTATATTATAATTACCAAAGAGATTACGGAGAAGTTCTCACCTACTCTAATCGGCTTCTAAAGATAGATCCGGAGTTGAGTCATATCCAAAAAATACGAACCGCAGCCGAAGAGAGATATTCTTCCGGGGGTCCCCGTAAACAACCGGTCTTCCAGGAAGACGACTCGGAACAGGAAAGCGTTTCTAGCTTAGAAAAAAAGCTGAAGCAGGACCCGAATAATAAAACGATCCAATGGCAACTTGCCTTGGCGTATTACAACGAAAAAGAATTCTCCAAAGCGGAAACTATTCTCGCCAACTTGTATAAAGAAGAACCGGAGAATGTGGAATACGGATATAAATATGGAGCTCTTTTGGTACGGATCCAAAAATACGACGAAGCGATTTCCGTATTGAATCGGACGGAACCTAAGATTCCTTCGGAAAGAGAAAAGCTGCTCTATTTCACTCATCTTACCCAAGCGGCCGCTTATCATAAAAAGAGAAACTTCGAAGACGCCGCTAAGTATTACAGAAAAGCGTACAATAATAAACATACGGTTCTTCCTCTGATCGGTCTCACAAAAATCAAATGGCAATTGAAGGATTGCGAGAACGCGATCAAGTCAGCGGAAAAAGCCTTAGAATTCGGAGAGAAGACCAGAGAGATCCGGATGTATATCGGGCTCTGTAAGATCCAATTAGGCAAAAAAGAAGAAGGTTACGATTTGCTAAAGGAGATCGCCGCCGCGATCGAAAAGGAAAATCCGGATTTCAAGGGACTCCCCGAAGTTTATAACGATGGGATCCTTAAGCTTGCCAGATACTATACCAATAACGGAGAATACTCCAAAGCGCTTCGCTATTTCCAATCCGTACAACCCGACGAAGAAGAGGAAAGGGAGTATAGATTTTATTTGGGCAAGGCTTATTATTATACCGGTTCTGTGGACAAGGCGATTCCATTATTGGAAAAGGTTCCAGATTCCGCCGGAGCTTATTATCTTTTAGCAAAATGCTTCGCGAAGAAAAACGATTCGGATATGGCAATGTCTTACATTAAGAAGGCAGGCGATATCAAGTCTTCGTACTGGGAAGCCGCGGAATCGGAAAAAGCCTTCAGGCCCTTGAAAGAAAAGGAATCCTTTAAGAAATTCTTGGAGACCCGCGCAGGAACCAGAGATCCTAAATCTTCCCAGTCGGGAGAGGAAAAAGAAGAAAGCGAAGGTTCGGATCCGGACTGATTTTAACCTTCCGCTCTTTTCTTTAATAAGGTCTGTAAGTCCACTTGCCCCGGAGCCTTGGGCGATCCTAAGCAGGAATAAGTAAAATCGGATCCGATCTTTTCCGGAAAGATTCTGAATTCGGCTCCTTCTTCTCCCATAAGAATTCCACAGAACCCGACGGGTTCTCTTTGCTTTTTACAGATTTCACCGATCCTTTTGCAGGATTCTAAAAAATCTTTTCGCTCGTTTTCCGATTTGGCAAGTACCGCGATCTTAAAGACTCGCTTGAACGGCAAATCGAATGTCTCCCGGCCGGTCTCTTCTTCCAAAACGGATCTCAGAAAAAAATCCAGTTCATCGAATCCGGGGACTCCGGAAAAACTATGAACGGATCGGATGATACCGAATCCGTTTTCATTCAGATTAGTGAATATGGAATTATCCTTATCCAATTCCAAATCCACATAATGCTTTCCCGGTTCCAATCGGCCGAGTAAAGGAGATACGTCTTCTTGGGTCCAGATTCCTAGACTAGATAAACTCGAATCCTCAGGTTGTCTGTAGGTGAGAACGCAGGCCGACTTCAATTCTTCGATTTTCGAGGCGATCTTTTCGGATTTTCCCTTATCCGGAGAAAACTGATCCAAACGAATCTCTAGAAAATCCGCCTCGGGTTTTTGTACGAGGGAAAAGAATTCCTTTTCGTTTAAAGTCAGAACGATTCGAATTTTTGAATTCTTCGGCATTCTAAATGTTAGAGCCCCTTTTGGAGCAAATCATGTATGGAAACTATACCGAGTAGCTTTCCTTGTTTAGACACGATAGGAGCTACAGAGATCGGTTTTTCTCTTCTTTCCATCGCCTGTAATACGTCGTAAGCCATGATGCCGCTTTCGAAAACGATCGGTTTAATATTCATCATGTCCTTAGCCTTGGAATCTTTACCGAATTTCCCTTCTTTGAGAAGCTTGCGAATATCGTAATCCGTAATAAATCCTTTCAGAGTCCCTTCCGAATCCACTACTCCGGTAGCACCTACGAGTTTGGTTGTGATTTCGGAAAGTACCTCGTCGAAGCTTGCCTCAGGTCCGATCGAGGCCAATTGATCTCCTTTGCGCATGACATCGTCTACTTTTAAGGAAAGTCTTTTTCCCAATCTTCCCGCAGGATGATAGAGTGCGAAGTCCTCTTTTTGGAAATTTCTCATTTCCATAAGAGCCATTGCGATCGCATCACCCAACATCAATGCGATCGTGGTACTGGA is a window of Leptospira wolffii serovar Khorat str. Khorat-H2 DNA encoding:
- a CDS encoding ribonuclease R family protein, coding for MKQKKKTAKPAKKKASIKKQKTLQENSNKPAPKPVAEKKTKKDHKEAGGKGLDLRASLEKAKKTVKELKERLTRRESSSKQKAPSVRTKLEEVPRSPKSEKKYEPRKKESFSSYSEKPRFEKERSSGKKENHIPGYQKRFSNRNFSHQDRERDNEPGRKLLKFFRVNAGKVVSEQEVYSRFLSQAGKKQGHRRERWEAQEQKRSALELLAFFEKEGLIEIQRKSLIIRPEQTLHGTIVLSRKGDGFAKLTTGTEVFIPAQYTSSAIQGDLVEILPTGIGRKGKLEGEVLSVLRRGRELYRMKVTEKANKFIIGTFLDMEAGEKEAFLPRKSLLQDLQDEINIGDVIVVTLDSEASHENNLYEAHFVRFESDTKEDVDLMRMLMKYNYNILYPEEVQLASLPDEVEESGVEDWGSRVDLRDLKSITIDGEYSKDFDDAISFQVQGKKIRFYVHIADVSYYVRPGTELDAEAYNRATSVYLGSRVVPMLPPELSENLCSLVAKKNRLAFTVEMEADREGNIFHAKFYKSVIRVDERYTYTRAEAEILEGNSENWIFQMMKFAEALRTKRLQSGRVDLNLKETKVVTDSNHTVVEIKTSERLNAHILIEEFMLSANIKVAEFIRKKERPTLYRVHEPMDEEKLEMLNSFLRLNGFNAQLTDTSYESIRSVLQVVEGTPAERIFNISLLRSFMQAYYSGEQLGHWGLGFKDYCHFTSPIRRYPDLVCHRVLQSILLAEENPYNDEDVKVMGLHTSHEERKATDAERDYYKLKACRFLEKTGRKEFQATLTGFRSAFAFVELDNPPVEAVLPAIEFTDEGELQAETDFSFYSKKYTKQYSLGESFPVELDRIDFEEIRIYVKMKKFQKKG
- a CDS encoding GMC family oxidoreductase N-terminal domain-containing protein; its protein translation is MAGIPLENDQIITPNKHAELIQKERIKGGTWNLKAEAVIIGSGAGGGVVAATLAKAGWKVVLIEEGSYFTPAKFTGDEFLAQSRLYRDAGFIITEEQTLSILQGKTVGGSTTINWQTSLYPPDYVTNEWETRFGWKGYGRQEMDAFVSEVHERIGVHEVPQNLINANNGILMKGGKAIGLHPEVLKNNNRGCIGLGRCGLGCPINAKQSAFLTWIPDAIAAGATVISNMRAQYIKEDGKIKTVVAEFAPDAYEKAPNTIIEKLLIEAPVVIVSAGAIEGPALLQRSGIGNDWVGRNLKVHPTSTNFAIFDEKINMFSGPPQSVVIKDGHNQDNTGYGYWLEVAPFRPTLASSLVPFYGQKQFDVMKKYPNMSAGIVLVRDGADGEANASVKWSLGRRKVYFEITPTDGKNLLKGLKALAEVQVAAGAKAIVFPFPDITDPIPVDKNSRFDWVLDKSIETGKIAIGSAHPHGSIQAANSPDKGAVDLNFEVYGHKNIFVMDASVYPTGLSVNPQITTMSVNLRAARALATRKEEILGNK
- a CDS encoding tetratricopeptide repeat protein — encoded protein: MFPALLIFALPLFADLKEGKKAYSRKDYTEALKQFQKYNDGNPSSGEAWMYMGYIYESRKDYTKSIQAFKKAVSLNLPKKDLVNSLTKIVLYYNYQRDYGEVLTYSNRLLKIDPELSHIQKIRTAAEERYSSGGPRKQPVFQEDDSEQESVSSLEKKLKQDPNNKTIQWQLALAYYNEKEFSKAETILANLYKEEPENVEYGYKYGALLVRIQKYDEAISVLNRTEPKIPSEREKLLYFTHLTQAAAYHKKRNFEDAAKYYRKAYNNKHTVLPLIGLTKIKWQLKDCENAIKSAEKALEFGEKTREIRMYIGLCKIQLGKKEEGYDLLKEIAAAIEKENPDFKGLPEVYNDGILKLARYYTNNGEYSKALRYFQSVQPDEEEEREYRFYLGKAYYYTGSVDKAIPLLEKVPDSAGAYYLLAKCFAKKNDSDMAMSYIKKAGDIKSSYWEAAESEKAFRPLKEKESFKKFLETRAGTRDPKSSQSGEEKEESEGSDPD
- a CDS encoding type I 3-dehydroquinate dehydratase, coding for MPKNSKIRIVLTLNEKEFFSLVQKPEADFLEIRLDQFSPDKGKSEKIASKIEELKSACVLTYRQPEDSSLSSLGIWTQEDVSPLLGRLEPGKHYVDLELDKDNSIFTNLNENGFGIIRSVHSFSGVPGFDELDFFLRSVLEEETGRETFDLPFKRVFKIAVLAKSENERKDFLESCKRIGEICKKQREPVGFCGILMGEEGAEFRIFPEKIGSDFTYSCLGSPKAPGQVDLQTLLKKRAEG
- a CDS encoding KpsF/GutQ family sugar-phosphate isomerase — its product is MSDILEKVKKALDTEIEAIVHFRQNLDPNVEKAIRLIFSSPGKVIVTGVGKSGDVGKKIASTLSSTGTPAYFMHPSDAAHGDAGILAPSDVVIAIGKSGESEELLNLLPTIKSIGAKLVGLTANPQSRLALDCDIVVLTPVLKEACPLELAPTSSTTIALMLGDAIAMALMEMRNFQKEDFALYHPAGRLGKRLSLKVDDVMRKGDQLASIGPEASFDEVLSEITTKLVGATGVVDSEGTLKGFITDYDIRKLLKEGKFGKDSKAKDMMNIKPIVFESGIMAYDVLQAMERREKPISVAPIVSKQGKLLGIVSIHDLLQKGL